Part of the Lolium rigidum isolate FL_2022 chromosome 6, APGP_CSIRO_Lrig_0.1, whole genome shotgun sequence genome, CAGGATCGTCTCCAGAATCCCAGGTCGTAGGTCTCCAAAGCAGCAGCGACCGCCGGTAGCACCTCAGGCGCcgctaagagcaattccaatagtgtggcCAAATTGCTTGCTATAAGTGAAAatgcatcatatcatctatagtcaacttgagaaccaacatatacaatagtgagctataaaaatgtagtacttaatCAATGTgtgacccacctttcactctcacaaagtcgtGCAGGAAGCACGTCTATAGGATCTCGctctgcataagagcccactctccttctctctcctcctctctctcctccaactaagcaataatatactattttaatccttatagccagctgactaggacttattgtacttgctctaaccgGACCATGAGAGGCCACGCAAGTATATAACCAATCCCACTGTCATATCCCAGGCTCAGAACCAGAGTAGATAGAGATCAGTAGTGGGAGAGGCTGCAGTGCACTGCACCGGAGCGGCAGGGATATGGCCGCCGGGTCGACAACGCACAAGCCGAGGGCCAAGAGCTTGTGGCTGCTGGTGCGCCGGATGCTCTGCCGTGGCAGCAAGCCGCACAGACCAACCGCCGGTGCGGCCGCCGGAGACGGAGGAGACAACGACGGCGGGGAGAAGAGCAGCCTCCTCGGCAGAAGCGGCTCCCTGGAGGAGCTCCTGGGGTCGGACGGCGCCGGCCTCCATGTCAGCGTGAAGAAAGAAGTGCAGCACGCCGTGCTGCCTGACCACCGGCAACGGCAGCCCACGGACATGGCTCGCCCGGAGGCCACGCTGGCCGTGTCGTCCGCGCgtgctggcggcgcggccatgcaGCAGTACCGGAGGTTCGTCTTCGGCGGGTTCCGGCGGCGGCTCATGATGCGGCGGCAGTGGCGGCCGATGCTCGTCGCCATCCCGGAGTGAGCGATGTACGTGCCGACCAACCGACGGCAA contains:
- the LOC124660927 gene encoding uncharacterized protein LOC124660927, which codes for MAAGSTTHKPRAKSLWLLVRRMLCRGSKPHRPTAGAAAGDGGDNDGGEKSSLLGRSGSLEELLGSDGAGLHVSVKKEVQHAVLPDHRQRQPTDMARPEATLAVSSARAGGAAMQQYRRFVFGGFRRRLMMRRQWRPMLVAIPE